The following is a genomic window from Mycteria americana isolate JAX WOST 10 ecotype Jacksonville Zoo and Gardens chromosome 14, USCA_MyAme_1.0, whole genome shotgun sequence.
CCGTCTCCGAAGCATCGGAGCCTCTTGGTTTTCCCCGCTGGCGTGGTGGGGGGAGCGTGGCAGCCCCGTGCCGGGAAGCGGGGATGAGCTCCCTTGTGCGACCTGCACCTTcccgggccgggggcagcccgaGTGACCGATCCCCCTGGGCTGCTGCAACCAGCTTAGTCTGCTAATCCCTCTCTCCTGTGGCCAGGGTGCTGCCAGCTCCGAAACGCTTCCCAAGGCTGGATTCGGACGGGTGAgctcggcggcgggggcgggcagcgccgtCCGCTCCTGCGCGAGGTCTGCGGCATCTCCTGTGCCGGTGACGGTGCCTTTACCGTTCCCCTGGCCAGGACATTAAACGGGATGCAATTCCGCAGGCGGCGGGTGCCCCGCAAGCATCCTGCAGGTCCCTGTTTGCCGGGACGAGCGGCGGCGGGGTTGTGCCGCGTCGCCCCCGGGGTTTTTCCTCTGCGGGTGCCTGGGGAGAAGGGCGGCAGGCGCGAGCCGTCCTCTCCGTCCTTCTGCAGCCGCCCCAGCTCGTTGCGAAGCCTGAGGGCTCAGAGCTGAGCTCGGGGTCAGCTCATGTCGCGGCCAAGCGGCACTGCCTGCGCCAGCCGGCATGGCCTGCGCCGTGTCCCTGCTGCCAGCGTCCCCGCTGGGCGGGAGGAAGGCCAGCGGACGGGAGCGGGGAGTAGTGCCAGACGGGGCTGGAAGCAGGTTCAGCTACAAGAGGTTTATCCCGGAAGCAGGAAACAAGAAAACTCCAGATTTACTATTCCAAAGTCCAGGGCTGCGGCCTGACCGGCTGAGCTGGCGCTGATGCTCAGAAGCCCTGGAGCGGgggaatttttcctttctgtgaaattaaaagcTTAATTCCGCTCCCTGACTGAAACCTGGGGCTGCTGGCCCTCACCCCCTGCATCTTCCTGCAGCCCAGAGGTTTCGGTGCTCCTTGCCCCTGCAAAGGTGAGGTATTTTCTCCCATTCCCTCCTTTCTGTTCAGTGCCTCCCATCAGCACGACTGCCCGTGCCTGCGTGCCATCCGCTCCGGCTGCCGTCACGGTGCGAACGGGGGCTGAGATGCCCTGACTCATCTTTTACACAGATGCATTTTCTCTTGCCCATGGGCAGTGCCCTGGTGAAGGGAAATCCGTCTGCCCCATGTCTTGCTGGATGAGTTTGGTTTTGCAGGACTATAGAGCTGTTTCCAGCCAAGAAAACAGGGTTTTGGGCAGCGAAGGAGTGCGGAACGTTTGCAGGAGAGTTTATCGTCGCCCTTATTGCATGGGGTGCTGGCTCTGTTAATGTGGAGCCGGAGCCGCCTTATAGGAGCGGCAGCTCCACTGGCCAGCAGAGTTGCTGCTCCTATAAGGCAGCTCCAGCTCCAAGATTCCCCAAGAAGGTCAGGCAGGGagcaagggaggggaggaaattcCTCCTTTGCTCATGTTGGGGAGTTATATTTAGCCCTGGGGATATCAGCCTCGCTCAGCCCTCACCGTGCAGCGTGCGCCGGGGGAATGAGGGCTGCCCTGGGCGCGTGTGTCCAGCGCTTGGTGCTGCCTCTCCCCGTCGTCGTTCCTGGGTACGGGAGGGATTTGGCTGAAGACCAGTGGGATGCGGCTGGgcgtggggagggctggaggccGGCAGCAGCCGAGATGGGGCACCGGAGCCCTGACTCCGTTTTGGGTGCCCAAGGATGGAAGCCTGCCCGTAGTGAGGAGCGGGAGGTGTgtttgctggtggggtgggaagcGCCGTGCCTGACGCTGCTGCCTGCGATACAGCTGGCAGCGGTGCTGCGAGGTggggaaggtttggggtttttttccacccctcCATCTGCTCCCCTCGTCTGTCCTTGGTCCCAGCCCAGAGGATCGCTCCTCTCTGGGTCgaagcagccaggagcaggaacgatcctgccctgccccagggctgctcctgccaggctgggtgatgacctgggggtgctggtgggggttTTCCCCTCCAGACCGCCCGTGCAGGTGTTTCCCCAGGGGAGAGGAGGCTGAGCTGAGAACACCTTTGACTCAGGGCCATGTGAGCTCTCCCAGGGGTGACCGTCACCCGCTCAGGCCGCCAGGTCACAGCCTGTTTCACGCAGGCGTGCGTGGCTCTGTCCCTGTGTCACCGTTgtctccctccttctttccccaggTATGCTGGAGGACGGGAAGAAGTTCGATTCCTCCCGCGACAGGAACAAGCCGTTCAAGTTCGTGATGGGCAAGCAGGAGGTGATCCGCGGCTGGGAGGAAGGAGTCGCTCAGGTGCCTGGTGCTTCTCCGCCTCGCGGTCTCCCTTGCGGGGCTGCGCAGAGCCGTGCGCCTGGGGAGCTGCAGCGTGGGCAGAAATCACTGTGTGCAGCtcgttctcttttttttttttttaattcccctgtGTTTTCTACCCCTCCGCCCCCTCAGCGCTGGGAGGTGTGGGTGTGAATATCACCTTCTGCATTGCCACCTGCCAGATGGCAGGAATGGAGCAGGGCCGGGCCCCAGGAACACCTACGGCACGTCGGTGACTCAGCGGTGACATTTCTCCACTGAGTCAGCTCTGAACGAAAGCGGCGGGGAGTGCTCGGGCCTCCCGCTCCCAGCAGAGACGGCTCCCGGGCCGTGAAGCCCACGCGGAGGGAGGGCTGGTGGGCACGGCGCGGCTTCAGCTCCTGCGTGCGTGACCGCGGCCAGCTCCGCGCGCCGCTGGGGACGCGAGGCAGCGCGGCAGAAGGGTGCCGGTGGCTGTGGGGAATGGCCTGGCGTTCCCTGCCTTCGCTTGTGCGAAGGACATCTCGAGCCCTGCTCTTTTTCCAGCCCGTGctgcctgcctttcccttctGACGTTCTTCCCATTCCTCTTCCGTCCGCTCCGGTTTGTCCAGCCTGGGTCCTTGCTCTTGCCCAGTGCAGGGAAAGGAGTGGGGACAGGACTGTGTCCCTCTTGCTGTCACTCACCCGGTGATTGTGCCCATCTCCTGACACCCCTGTATTTCTTTCCCTGCCCCCAGATGAGCGTTGGTCAGCGGGCAAAGATGACCATCTCCCCAGATTACGCCTACGGCTCTACTGGCCACCCAGGGATCATCCCACCAAACGCCACTCTAATTTTTGACGTGGAGCTCATGAAATTGGAATGACCTAGCCCAGCACCCTGTCCTCGGGTAAGGAGGGGCAGCTGCCAGCGGGGAGTGTGGTGGCTTAGAGGAGACTCAAGGCCCCCGTCTTTTGTCTCGGGGTACTgtggggaggtggggtggaggtgATGGCAGTGGGGAGTATGAGAAGGATAGGGCAGGTTTCTGGCTGTGGGTGGGAGTTGCTCTCGggaggctgctgagctgggcaTCACTACAGTGGTACGGGCAACGTTTCCAGCCTGGCAGAGCGGGTTCATGCCATGGAGGGGTTGCGGTGCCGGCTGACCGTGCCTTGGGTTCCTTGTGTTGTGTTGCTGCACCGTGGCGCTtggctgcctgctcccccttGTGCCTCTCTTGCTGCTGGTCACGGGCCTGGTGCTgcgggcaggatggggctgtgctcgGGGGTCTGTGGGTCCTGCggtgtgggcaggatggggctgtgctcgGGAGTCTGTGGGTCCTGCggtgtgggcaggatggggctgtgctcgGGGGTCTGTGGGTCCTGCggtgtgggcaggatggggctgtgctcaGGGGTCTGTGGGTCCTGCGGTGTGGGCAGGATGagtgtgggcaggatggggctgtgctcgGGGGTCTGTGGGTCCTGCggtgtgggcaggatggggctgtgctcgGGGGTCTGTGGGTCCTGCGGTgcgggcaggatggggctgtgctcaGGGGTCTGTGGGTCCTGCGGTGTGGGCAGGATGagtgtgggcaggatggggctgtgctcgGGGGTCTGTGGGTCCTGCggtgtgggcaggatggggctgtgctcgGGGGTCTGTGGGTCCTGCGGTGTGGGCAGGATGagtgtgggcaggatggggctgtgctccGGGGTCTGTGGGTCCTGCGGTGCGGGCAGGATGagtgtgggcaggatggggctgtgctccGGGGTCTGTGGTCCTGCagtgtgggcaggatggggctgtgctccGGGGTCCGGGGGTCCTGCggtgtgggcaggatggggctgtgctcaGGGGTCTGTGGGTCCTGCGGTGTGGGCAGGATGagtgtgggcaggatggggctgtgctcgGGGGTCTGTGGGTCCTGCggtgtgggcaggatggggctgtgctcgGGGGTCTGTGGGTCCTGCGGTGTGGGCAGGATGagtgtgggcaggatggggctgtgctccGGGGTCTGTGGGTCCTGCGGTGTGGGCAGGATGagtgtgggcaggatggggctgtgctccGGGGTCTGTGGTCCTGCagtgtgggcaggatggggctgtgctccGGGGTCCGGGGGTCCTGCGGTgcgggcaggatggggctgtgctccGGCGTCCGTGGGTCCTGCGGTgcgggcaggatggggctgtggtcCCTCCCCTGTAATCGGGGCTCGACTTCTGCTTTGAGCGCGCGCTGCGCTTTGCGGTGAGACGCCGTGTCGTGAGCGCGCTGCCTCCTCCGCCGCGTttcctccggcggcggcggcgggcggctcggtcacgctgcctctcctctctcccagcaggTTTGGCACATGGAGGAATCCAGAATCTCAGCTTCAAGAAGAGTGCACATGACTTCGTACGGAGCTTTTCCCGATAGTCCACTACACTCATTGTATAACCTTACACCTTGATTGAATGCCTTTGGTCACTAAGCTTTGCGTCTGACTCTTCCTCCTTGTATCGtgtttttatgtctttttaaacTATACGCCGTAAACCTCAACTCTTTTTGGGTCAAGTTCTTAATCTTATTTTTGTTCCAGGTGTAGACTACGTTTTACCAGTAGCACGCAGATGGGCTGCCCTTAGATAGGAGTCATTTGAACAAAAGGAAACCTGTTAGTTACTCGTTTTGGTGCAGATCTCTATGGTGTTCTCAAACcagaagttgctgctgctgcaaaagccATAGCAGAGCGAGGCTGTCGAGGCTGAACGGATGCGGAGAGCCAAGTAGCGCTAGGATTGCGTGTAGGTACCctgcccggcgccggggcggcgaGGGAGCAGCGcgtccttcccctgctccccggGCGGGGCGCGGCATCACTGTGGGCGCCGTGGGGCTGCTCCTGGGAaggggggctgctctgcccccgcCTCGCTCTGCCGCCTCACGGCGGAcctgccttccccctccagcCTGCTTTTGGATTTACGGAGATGGGTTTCCATCAGAGCTCCGCCACACCCTGAAAACCCAGTAGCTTACATTGagctttctttaaaggaaaaggaaaacagcagacAAACGGAAGGTGCTGTCTACAGGGGAGGTGGCGGGGCTGGTGGGGAGTCAGCTCAAAGAGAAagcccctgtcccctctcctcccccctgaAAAGGAAACCTCAGACCCCGGTTGTCCCCGGTCTGAGCACTCCTGACCGTTCTCTCCTGACACCTGATGCTGGTCATCGCCGCTTGTCTGGTCTCATACGACGCATAGCTTCCCCCGCTGCTGTCCTAtctgccccctccctccgcccTGCCTAGTGATTTGGTAAGAGAAATTGCCGCCGTTCACTTCCTTCTCCACCGCATAAAGGTATCAAGTTTTATTATTGCAATAAAAACGCTTTATGCTGGCTTTTCTCAACCCTGTGTCTTGGAGGTTTTTCCCTCGCCTCTCTGTCGCTCAGCGCAGCGGGTGCCGTGCCGGGCTCgcggggtgctgtgggtgctgtgccGGGCTCGCGGGGTGCTTGTGGGTGCTGTGCCGGGCTCATGGGGTGCTTGTGGGTGCTGTGTCGGGCTCgcggggtgctgtgggtgctgtgccGGGCTCgcggggtgctgtgggtgctgtgtcGGGCTTgcggggtgctgtgggtgctgtgccGGGCTCGCAGGGTGCTGCGGCAGCAGGAAGGGCCAGCCTCTGGCTGTGCTGGCTTGCTTTGGGGTGAGGCTCGGGTGCTTGGCCCTGGGAGCACAAAGGGACGCCTGGGGCTCGCTGGGCTCTGCGGGAAGGTGACGGTGGCTACTGGAATTTGCGTAATTAATTGCCTTACCATAACTCAGTAAGCGTTGCCCTCGCAGCCTCTCGCCAATGCGGCTGTGACTCAGCCTGGACTGGGAGCACGAAGGGCAGCCGGCCGTGGGCTCCCGGGTGCCTCCAGCTCCGGAGAAGCGCAGCGATAGCTCGCTGTGTATTTGTGTCGGTCCTCTTTGGAGGCTGGACACTGCAACGCGTGACGCGGCCCATCCCGCAGCCGATAGTTGCAGGCCAGATCACCACGGACCTGAAAAGgctcttgggggtttttttcggTGCCTTTCTTAGTGATCCCCCCTGCGCCTGGTTGGCGGGGCTCCCTGAGCCCCCTGCTTCTGGTCTTTGCTGCTGGAGCTCGGAGGTTTGCGGGCGGCGGGTGGCGAACGTTGCGCGGCTGACGGCGGAGGCGCTTCTCGGGCACCGCCGTGTGCCAGCACCCGGCTCCTCCGCAAACGGCCTTTGCTCCGTTTGCCGTGATCGATAACGCGGCTGTGATGGGTAACGGAGCGAGGCCCGGCTCCCCAGCGGGTTTGTTGGGAGCAAAGTTTGTGTTtaaggggggtggggagaggctggggaaggcGCCGGAGGGAGCAGCGGCCACGGGGCGGGAGCAGCTCTGCCGCCGGGGCCGCGTTCGGCAACACCAACGCTTGCGCAGGGTGGTGTGGGGTCGGGGTCACGCAGATAACGGCACTACCCTTAACTGCTACTCGATTGAGCAGGacggggagctgctggggtgccGGCATCGTGCTCTGCCCTTTGCTGCAACCACTTCTGGGTGGAAGCTCGAGGCAAGCTTGGGTTCCCTTCCTGCAAAGCTTTTTGCTTGAATTATTAACCGGTGCCAGGCAGTGCCACGGCTTCTGGCTAGAGATAAGCCAGGGCTGGCGGGAGGCTGGAAGAAGGGAGCCCGGTGCCCTCGGGGCCAGCGGCTGGGACCCTGGCCCTGGGCACCCAGCTCCCCGCTGcggctcctgcagcacccacgAGTGCAGATGGGGTGTGGGTGCTTCCAGCCCTGGTTCAGTGGGGATGAGTGTTCTGGGGCAGGCACAGACCCTCCGGGAATCATCCTTCTCTGGCTGCCGTAGGACgtctccctgcccctgctcctggccGTGTTTATCAGCGGTTGAGCCGCTCTCATCCCAGGCTGGctgaggcagccgggcactgtcGGGCTAAAAATAACACCAGTAAATAAAACGCTTCCTCCTGGCCTGGCACGCAGGAGCGGAGGCGTGGGGAGCTGGGACGTGCCCGGCTGCTGCTccgtggcagggctggccccGTGTCGGCGAGGTCCTGGGCTGGTGCCACCGGCTCCGGGCCCGGCTGGGtgcccgcgggaccccgccgcccggctcctgGGGACACCGTGGCCTGCGGCATCCCCAGCGCTGGCAGCGGGATGTCgcaggtgggtgctgggaggCTGGATCCCCGCGTGACGCAACGATGTCCCGTGGCAGTGGGACACCCCGGTCCGCCCCGTGCCCTGACTCAGGCGAGCTCCACGCTCATTCAGTTTTTCCGCCCGCGGCGCAGGACTCCCACGGGGACGTCACGCCTGGCGCGTGCCCCGGGCCACCGGTGACGGCTGGAAGGGTGCGGGACACGGCGTCCCGGTCACAGCCGCGTCAGCCCCACGCGCCCGGGCAGCAAGGCGTCAGCAGGAGCCAGCCGCCCACGCGGGGGTTGCTCACGGTGGGGAACCCCGCTTcacccccccggcagcaccctcGGTCCCCGATCTGGGGCACTGAGCCGCGGTGGCCCGGGCTGGGGCACGGGGGCTGCGGTGGTGCCGGTGCCGGCAGCGGTGGCACCCGGGGGTGGCGATGCAGTGGGAGGGGGGGGCTACCGTGGTGGCTAGGTGGGGAGCACAGCCCCGTCCCTGCTCCCCCAGGATGCCCGAACCCACAGAAAGTCATCCcgatccctgtccccgtccccatccctgcagtgcCAGGGCCCTGCGCATCTTTGgcttcaccttcctcctcctcttcctcacctgtgCCCTACCTGGCGGGGGTGGCGGTCAGCTGAGGCTGCCTGGCCCCTCCCCGGGCTGGGCACGGCTATAAAAGCCGGGGGCCAGGCAGAGGGTGGCACGCAGGAGCCCGGAGCCGTTGGCAGGTGAGTCCAGGGGAGCTGGGGCCGGGGTCTGGGGGTCTCGCCcgcccagggatgctgctgctgggcaggggtcCCCGGGCTGCATGTGGGAACCTGCCCCGATCCCACGGGGCTCGGAGCTGGGTCTGGATTTGGTCCTTTACGCCCAGGGTGCTGTGTTTCGGGGCACGCAGtaccccggggcagggctgggcggcACGGCTGCGCCACGGGCGCGGTGCGGGGGGCGTTGGGGGACGGAGAGGACTGAGGGGGGTTTAAAGACAGCGAGGAGCAGTCGGAGGGGCTGTTCCCACGGGACGTCCCGCTCCCACGTCTGGGCGATGCTGGAATGGCCCCACCGGGCGGGTGGGTGCGGGGAGCGGGACCTGCCGCCAGCCAAGCAATGCCCGGGGTGCCCGTGCCCGGCACGCGGCCGCCCGTGCCCCAGCTGCCGGGAAGCGGCGGAGGCGGTGACCCCAGTGACGCGGCCCTGAGTCACGCCGGAGGCCCCAGGTGACGGCTCCTCTGCGGCACACGGAGCCAggcagccgggctgggagggGTGCTCGGGGAGAGGTGCCCGTCCCTGAACCGCCCTGTCGCCGTCCCCAGGCACGgccgcggcagcagcagcgaTGGCGACGCTCTACCCTTCCCTGGAGGACATGAAGGGCCACCAGATCCTGCAGGTCAGGGTCAGCAGACCCCAAGGGGTCCCTGTGGCATCCCACCCCCAGGGCCGGGGGGCACAGCCTCGAGCAAACCCCGTCTCTTGGCAGGCGCAGGCAGCCGCTGGGGTGAGGACCCCCGCCACGACGGTGGTCACGGAGAAGCCGAAGCTCGTCTCGGACACCGGTAACACGGGCTGCGACCAGCTCTCCCTGTCGAGGGGCTGTCTGGGGAGACAGGGGCGCGATGCTCACCGTGCTGGGGGGCTCAGCTGAGAACCCCCCACGGCTCAGTGCATGGGTAGGGGATGGGATTTGGTGGTTTCTTTCCCCTGGCCCATCCCCTGCCACGTCCTTTGTGCCCATGGTCCCGGGGGCTCTCGGGGGCTCGGCAATGGCCCTGGGTTGGGGACCCCGCGAGCTGAGGCCGCCCTGGGTGTGTTCCGCAGCACCACCCACGCTGTACCCCAACCTGGCCGAGCTGGAGAACTACATGGGGCTCGCTCTCTCCAGCGAAGAGATACAGAAGAACCTGCTCCCAGAAGGCAGCACCGTAGGTGTCCGAGCCGGCGGCTGTACCCTGCCCtgcgcggggacccccccccccgtgccacGGCATCGCTGCTGAGGGAGGGTCCCtccggggccgcatcctgcccgggGAAGGGATGCAGCATCCCCCCAAAGGCTGATGTGCGCAGGGCCCCctgcccccgccggccccgctgacACCCGGCTCCATCGCAGGCGTTgacccccgccggcccccccccgggccaGATGGTCGCCCCCCTGAGCGGGAACAacgcggggctgcgccgggcagAGATCAAGCCGGGTGTGCGGGAGATTCACCTCTGCAAGGACGAGCGGGGCAAGACGGGGCTGCAGCTGAAAAACGTCGACCAGGTGAGGGGGGTGGGCTGGCACGGGGCCGCGCACAGCACGGCGTGGTGCACcgcggcacggcacagcatggcacggtgCACcgcggcacggcacagcacggcgtGGTGCAccacggcacagcacagcacggcatggcgcaccatggcacggcacagcatggcacggtgcaccacggcacggcacagcacggcgtGGTGCaccacggcacggcacagcacggcatgcTGCaccatggcatggcacggcacagcacggcacggtgCACCGTGGCACGGCGCAGCACGGCACAAGCATGACAGTACAGCGCAGCATGACGTGGCACGGTGCATGGTGGCATTAAATGGCAAAGCGTGCCATGGTGCAGCACAGCGGGGTGCAGCATGGCACGGCGTGGCACGGTACGGCGTGGTAGGTGGCATGGGACGCTGCCTAGGCCCCACGCCATCtctcccccaatgtccccagggcATCTTCGTGCAGCTGGTGAAGGCCAACTCACCAGCGGCGCTGGTGGGGCTGCGCTTCGGTGACCAGATCCTGCAGATTGACGGCAAGAACTGCACCGGCTGGAGCAGCGACAAGGCGCAGCGGGCGCTGAAGAAGGCGTCCCCGGAGAAAATCGTCATGGTGGTGCGGGACAGGTGAGCGGACGGGCGGGCAGGCGACGCCGGCAGCGGTGCCGGCGCCGACCGCGCTCTCCCCACAGGCCTTTCCAGCGCACCGTCACTGTGCACAAGGACAGCAGCGGCCACGTCGGCATCGTGGTCAAGAAGGGGAAAATCGTGTCGCTGGCCAAGGACAGCTCTGCCGCCCGCAACGGCCTCCTCACCCACCACTGCATCTGCGAGGTGAACGGCCAGAACGTCATCGGCATGAAGGTAGGGGCTGCGCGCAGCCGGTGGCGCAAAACGCGCCCGAGGGTGCCCAGGGTCTGGCCGGAGCCGTAAGGAGCTGCCGCGGGAtggtggcagagccgggcacccCACGGGACCCGCCTGCTCTCCCCCACAGGATAAGCAGCTCACGGAGGTGCTGGCAGGAGCCGGGAACGTGGTCACGCTGACCATCATCCCCACCGTCATCTACGAGCACATGGTCAAACGGTGAGACCGCGGGGCcgcggtgccccccgccccccgccatggCCCCACGGTGCCCCCCGAGGGgtcccccgggctccccccgctGAGCGCCCGTCCCTGTGCCCAGGCTCTCGGCAGGGCTGGTGAAGTCGGCCATGGACCACTCT
Proteins encoded in this region:
- the FKBP1A gene encoding peptidyl-prolyl cis-trans isomerase FKBP1A isoform X2, with the protein product MGVHVETIAPGDGMLEDGKKFDSSRDRNKPFKFVMGKQEVIRGWEEGVAQMSVGQRAKMTISPDYAYGSTGHPGIIPPNATLIFDVELMKLE
- the SDCBP2 gene encoding syntenin-2 isoform X3 encodes the protein MATLYPSLEDMKGHQILQAQAAAGVRTPATTVVTEKPKLLRPPWVCSAAPPTLYPNLAELENYMGLALSSEEIQKNLLPEGSTALTPAGPPPGQMVAPLSGNNAGLRRAEIKPGVREIHLCKDERGKTGLQLKNVDQGIFVQLVKANSPAALVGLRFGDQILQIDGKNCTGWSSDKAQRALKKASPEKIVMVVRDRPFQRTVTVHKDSSGHVGIVVKKGKIVSLAKDSSAARNGLLTHHCICEVNGQNVIGMKDKQLTEVLAGAGNVVTLTIIPTVIYEHMVKRLSAGLVKSAMDHSVPDL
- the SDCBP2 gene encoding syntenin-2 isoform X2, with the protein product MATLYPSLEDMKGHQILQAQAAAGVRTPATTVVTEKPKLVSDTAPPTLYPNLAELENYMGLALSSEEIQKNLLPEGSTALTPAGPPPGQMVAPLSGNNAGLRRAEIKPGVREIHLCKDERGKTGLQLKNVDQGIFVQLVKANSPAALVGLRFGDQILQIDGKNCTGWSSDKAQRALKKASPEKIVMVVRDRPFQRTVTVHKDSSGHVGIVVKKGKIVSLAKDSSAARNGLLTHHCICEVNGQNVIGMKDKQLTEVLAGAGNVVTLTIIPTVIYEHMVKRLSAGLVKSAMDHSVPDL
- the SDCBP2 gene encoding syntenin-2 isoform X1, whose protein sequence is MATLYPSLEDMKGHQILQVRVSRPQGVPVASHPQGRGAQPRANPVSWQAQAAAGVRTPATTVVTEKPKLVSDTAPPTLYPNLAELENYMGLALSSEEIQKNLLPEGSTALTPAGPPPGQMVAPLSGNNAGLRRAEIKPGVREIHLCKDERGKTGLQLKNVDQGIFVQLVKANSPAALVGLRFGDQILQIDGKNCTGWSSDKAQRALKKASPEKIVMVVRDRPFQRTVTVHKDSSGHVGIVVKKGKIVSLAKDSSAARNGLLTHHCICEVNGQNVIGMKDKQLTEVLAGAGNVVTLTIIPTVIYEHMVKRLSAGLVKSAMDHSVPDL
- the FKBP1A gene encoding peptidyl-prolyl cis-trans isomerase FKBP1A isoform X1; its protein translation is MGVHVETIAPGDGRTFPKRGQTCVVHYTGMLEDGKKFDSSRDRNKPFKFVMGKQEVIRGWEEGVAQMSVGQRAKMTISPDYAYGSTGHPGIIPPNATLIFDVELMKLE